The proteins below are encoded in one region of Anguilla anguilla isolate fAngAng1 chromosome 3, fAngAng1.pri, whole genome shotgun sequence:
- the krcp gene encoding kelch repeat-containing protein has translation MMDCFNIYVVFGVNDPPQRLIRTKGRECYSIAVPSAVQQMVVFSNGRWEKRTVFKVELTDPDKGPITLGNLTPESKCILWECWEGNAGDSGLTLTASLEGASPVKEEFADPHFILSKKESTPKFSGVPASVREAPGKRKRGQEEDQGVGTRGQENVCPNSSPSEKSTPRRTVRGSVRSNHKELFTHNTEQADPCEPQGHKVKGKQARVSTQTVSLANPSGRWGQTLCPIDPQTAILIGGQGSRMQFCKDPMWKLCTEDMSWVPAETLAEGPTPEGRIGHTATFDPESRRIFVFGGSKNKKWFNDVHILDTRSWRWTMVEAQGKVPPLAYHSCSLFRGELFVLGGVFPRPHPKPDGCSDSLYIFNPEMAIWYQPIVNGDRPAPRSGHSACVLQGKIFLFGGWDTPVCFNDMHMLDLGLMEFSPVKTNGTPPSPRSWHGCAVLSDSKFLVHGGYNGNDALADTFIFDTASSSWTTVVNPSLSAVPRAGHSIITMANTYTEESMEDEEQIMGLEPCPQTLLIFGGGDNEGSFFSDLTTLLIDEVLN, from the exons ATGATGGACTGTTTCAACATCTACGTGGTTTTTGGAGTAAATGACCCACCTCAACGGCTGATAAG AACGAAGGGGCGTGAATGTTATTCCATCGCAGTGCCATCTGCTGTCCAGCAGATGGTAGTGTTCTCAAATGGGAGATGGGAAAAACGAACTGTCTTCAAGGTGGAATTGACCGATCCAGACAAGGGTCCCATCACGTTGGGAAATTTAACACCAGAGAGCAA GTGTATTTTGTGGGAATGCTGGGAAGGAAATGCAGGGGACAGTGGTTTGACATTAACAGCATCACTGGAGGGAGCGAGTCCG GTCAAAGAAGAGTTTGCTGATCCCCACTTTATACTCTCTAAAAAAGAAAGTACTCCAAAG tTCAGTGGTGTGCCTGCCTCAGTTCGGGAGGCTCCAGGAAAGCGgaagagaggacaggaggaggaCCAGGGGGTGGGCACCAGAGGGCAGGAAAATGTGTGCCCGAATAGTTCCCCATCTGAAAAGTCAACCCCTCGTAGAACGGTCAGAGGCAGTGTTCGAAGCAACCACAAGGAGCTCTTCACCCACAACACTGAACAGGCTGACCCCTGTGAGCCTCAAGGTCACAAGGTCAAAGGCAAACAAGCCAGAGtttccacacagacag TTTCCCTGGCCAACCCTTCAGGGCGCTGGGGTCAAACTCTCTGCCCTATTGACCCCCAGACTGCCATTCTGATTGGAGGGCAAGGTTCAAGGATGCAGTTCTGTAAGGACCCCATGTGGAAACTATGTACTG AGGACATGTCATGGGTGCCAGCAGAAACCCTGGCTGAAGGTCCCACCCCGGAGGGTAGGATAGGCCACAcggcgacctttgaccctgaaTCCAGACGGATCTTTGTCTTCGGCGGCTCCAAGAACAAGAAGTGGTTCAATGACGTCCACATCCTGGATACACGGAGCTGGCGCTGGACCATGGTGGAG GCCCAGGGTAAAGTTCCACCGCTGGCCTACCACAGTTGCAGCCTGTTCCGCGGGGAGCTGTTTGTCCTTGGGGGGGTGTTCCCACGGCCTCACCCGAAGCCAGATGGCTGCAGCGACTCCCTATACATTTTCAACCCTGAGATGGCCATCTGGTACCAACCCATCGTCAATGGAGACCGCCCTGCCCCTCGATCCGG GCACTCAGCATGTGTACTTCAGGGGAAGATCTTCCTGTTTGGGGGCTGGGACACACCTGTGTGCTTCAATGACATGCATATGCTTGACCTGG GGCTAATGGAGTTTTCACCTGTGAAGACAAATGGAACTCCGCCTTCCCCACGAAG CTGGCATGGCTGTGCTGTACTCTCAGACTCCAAATTCCTTGTCCATGGAGGCTACAATGGGAACGATGCCTTGGCAGATACCTTTATCTTTGATACAG CCTCCAGCAGCTGGACCACTGTAGTTAACCCAAGTTTGTCTGCTGTACCACGAGCTGGACACTCCATCATCACTATGGCCAATACTTACACCGAG gAATCCATGGAAGATGAGGAGCAGATAATGGGCTTGGAGCCTTGTCCACAGACCCTGCTCATTTTTGGGGGTGGTGATAATGAAGGTAGCTTCTTCTCAGATCTGACAACCCTATTGATTGATGAGGTactaaattaa
- the LOC118222487 gene encoding hornerin-like encodes MPPLPLDERIVVIQRPKSLPLRADSPQTTSQQPQNTSTRSGLPPPPTQPQAQSHPHPGCSSSSSSERRRRSSRVRRSKGERGTAVSGNSDTLGHSRHSDGTVTLGSGHKHTHTIDIKLSLGTNGGAGGIVPGKAQGSSLSRNGSVKGNKDKKVSLHLDLGQGGRKSGGTLGKEGGAVQQLQNHPQNKNKTQANSHHPQNQLSVPPGGVFGLVPAQGQHPKLGKERDQDVALQSYAAVASHPSRAFKEAPCTGNKENSKLGPTLHPSNSHCLPHQHCAPHASVLSARYPALSPLFSQPQLPFHHQSSQPRPSRSRERPLQHGPPTSRSSSRGGGFPSPDHTCTLNLAHPFNCGCWRLVRCSGGGRSAGCRGGGIAGIGGGGGGRGSNSRVTGLKNFAGCLSASSTTNTSSSNSTMSDCQAGLLRPLGCAPCSGGGADFESPAALRKKLVAGCLPCAPLSSSAPLRALQSCVAGCNPKASQTGSSTCSYCSSDPIVIAYNPRGGKGSGAGRGTGGADRGARSAGVFSGDDDGYSVRTIWPEELARKMTRSKPLQNREYGGAGPGASGTCDGHGRSGGDGTSPVILDCRNLLEFTQSQLTDRAGRRRLQQGKMAVLDFIGSGAGRDAGRESLKRLWTKGGESGCGDSNTLNGDATLPSSTSAHCPTTHSPPPFSPPPSGHATLTKPKARVRENGHSPPPHPLPSAQSLHLVLNSLNREQDGENGKAYPSEPPLSLPPSSSLPASLSDEGVMTPDIENAALSAILPFLFLGNERDAQDLELLLRLNIGFVVNVTTHLPLYHLATGLVRYKRLPATDSSKQNLRQYFEEVFEFIEEAHQSGRGVLVHCQAGVSRSATIVIAYLMKHTLMTMTDAYKYVKSRRPVVSPNLNFMGQLLEFERDLNSGVTPRILTPKLSGLETQV; translated from the exons atgcctcctctccctcttgaCGAGCGTATTGTGGTTATCCAGCGCCCTAAGAGTTTGCCCCTGCGTGCGGACTCCCCCCAGACCACCTCTCAGCAGCCGCAAAATACCTCCACCAGGAGCGGACtgccacctccccccacccagccccagGCCCAATCCCATCCCCACCCTGGCTGctcctcctcgtcttcctcagAGCGGAGGCGTAGGTCCTCCCGTGTAAGGAGATCCAAAGGGGAGCGAGGAACAGCTGTCAGTGGCAATAGTGACACCCTTGGTCACAGTAGGCACAGCGATGGGACAGTGACATTGGGGTCTGgtcacaagcacacgcacacaatagATATTAAGCTTTCCCTGGGGACAAACGGAGGAGCTGGGGGAATTGTCCCTGGGAAAGCACAGGGAAGCAGCTTGAGCCGCAACGGGAGTGTGAAGGGGAACAAGGATAAGAAGGTTTCTTTGCACCTGGAtctggggcaggggggcagaaAATCTGGGGGGACTTtaggaaaagagggaggggcagTTCAGCAACTGCAGAATCATCcccagaacaagaacaagactcagGCCAACAGCCACCATCCTCAAAACCAGCTGTCTGTGCCTCCAGGGGGGGTCTTCGGGCTCGTTCCAGCTCAAGGACAACATCCAAAGCTCGGGAAGGAGAGAGACCAGGATGTGGCTCTCCAGTCATACGCTGCAGTAGCCAGCCACCCATCCCGGGCCTTCAAAGAGGCACCCTGCACGGGTAACAAAGAGAACTCCAAATTGGGACCAACCCTCCACCCTTCCAACTCTCACTGCCTACCCCACCAACACTGTGCGCCTCACGCGTCGGTCCTCAGTGCCCGCtaccctgctctctcccccctcttttccCAGCCCCAGCTGCCGTTCCACCACCAGTCGAGCCAGCCCCGCCCGTCCCGCAGCCGGGAGCGACCCCTCCAGCATGGCCCTCCCACCTCCCGCAGCTCCTCCAGAGGGGGCGGCTTCCCCAGCCCAGACCACACTTGCACTCTCAACCTCGCCCACCCCTTCAACTGTGGCTGCTGGAGGCTGGTGCGCTGCAGTGGCGGAGGGCGATCTGCCGGGTGCCGTGGGGGTGGGATCGCCGGgattggtggtgggggtggtggtcgAGGGTCGAACTCCAGAGTCACGGGCCTTAAAAACTTTGCAGGCTGCCTGTCTGCCTCTTCCACCACCaacacctcctcctccaacaGCACAATGTCCGACTGTCAGGCAGGGCTCCTGAGGCCCCTAGGCTGTGCGCCTTGCTCTGGTGGAGGAGCGGACTTCGAGAGCCCGGCTGCTCTCCGCAAGAAGCTGGTTGCGGGATGCCTCCCGTGCGCGCCACTGTCCTCGTCCGCCCCCCTCCGTGCCCTTCAGAGTTGCGTGGCGGGCTGTAACCCCAAGGCCAGCCAAACGGgcagctccacctgcagctaCTGCAGCAGTGACCCCATCGTGATTGCCTACAACCCTCGCGGCGGGAAGGGGTCCGGGGCAGGCCGAGGCACGGGGGGCGCGGACAGAGGGGCGCGCTCGGCCGGGGTCTTCTCGGGCGACGATGACGGCTACAGCGTGCGCACCATCTGGCCGGAGGAGCTCGCCCGGAAGATGACCCGCTCAAAACCCCTGCAGAACCGCGAGtacggcggggcggggccgggggccagCGGTACATGTGACGGTCACGGGCGGAGCGGCGGCGACGGGACCAGCCCTGTGATCCTGGACTGCCGGAACCTTCTGGAGTTCACCCAGTCCCAGCTGACGGACCGCGCCGGCCGGCGGCGGCTCCAGCAGGGGAAGATGGCCGTGCTGGACTTCATCGGGTCGGGCGCTGGCCGGGACGCGGGCCGAGAGTCGCTCAAGAGGCTTTGGACCAAGGGTGGAGAGTCCGGGTGTGGGGATTCCAATACGCTGAACGGTGACGCGACACTCCCCTCTTCCACGTCTGCCCATTGTCCAACTACACACTCCCCACCTCCCTTTTCTCCCCCACCGTCAGGCCATGCCACCCTTACCAAGCCTAAGGCTAGGGTGAGGGAAAATGGACActcgccacccccccacccccttccttcagcacagtcactgcactTAGTCCTAAACTCCCTCAACAGAGAGCAAGATGGGGAAAACGGGAAAG CGTACCCCTCTGAGCCCCCCCTGTCGCTTCCGCCCTCCTCCTCGCTCCCCGCCTCCCTGTCGGACGAGGGCGTGATGACCCCCGACATAGAAAACGCGGCGCTCAGCGCCATCctgcccttcctcttcctggggAACGAGCGAGACGCCCAGGACCTGGAGCTCCTGCTGCGCCTCAACATCGGCTTCGTGGTGAACGTCACCACCCACCTGCCCCTCTACCACCTGGCCACCGGCCTGGTCCGCTACAAGCGGCTGCCGGCCACGGACAGCAGCAAGCAGAACCTGAGGCAGTACTTCGAGGAGGTGTTTGAGTTCATCG AGGAGGCTCACCAGAGCGGGCGAGGGGTGCTGGTCCACTGCCAGGCGGGCGTGTCCCGTTCGGCCACCATCGTCATCGCCTATCTGATGAAGCACACGCTCATGACCATGACAGACGCCTACAAGTACGTGAAGAGTCGGCGGCCCGTGGTCTCGCCCAACCTGAACTTCATGGGGCAGCTGCTGGAGTTTGAGAGAGACCTCAACTCGGGGGTCACCCCCCGGATCCTCACCCCGAAACTGAGCGGCCTGGAGACGCAGGTCTGA
- the LOC118222861 gene encoding N-acetyllactosaminide beta-1,3-N-acetylglucosaminyltransferase 2-like, with protein sequence MAQCRRRTLLCVCFSFALLGNIFIYVTVSVCKAISESPVTIHIVPDRFIAPGLDNSSAVASHPIKPFWDLHPDGGAFWNKLQISWDRKSNPILRETMALSEDAEESVLSPAGTDCNWVQSLKLRPPKFGTWPEQIQEFVLSMHCREYPLLLGQPETCGSEGEEAPMLLMAIKSQEGNFENRQAIRQTWGRDGWVKGLKGKGGMVRRVFLLGKQDASAGPFADVSDLLALEKGLYRDIVQWDFQDTFFNLTLKDVLFWHWFSHRCPRARFVFKGDDDVFVRTPVLLDALGQEEQNPGSARKMSDFIVGDVIKNAVPLREARNKYYIPENFYHGLYPAYAGGGGVVYSGALALRLKQVSRSMHLFPIDDVYLGMCLQRLGVKPIHHPGFLTFDFPKGENKPCAYYSILLVHKRTPKEILKLWWELKVPHPVCVNNVTGFHDDSVNRVSVTRPLAPRNIWPNVHPFSL encoded by the coding sequence ATGGCTCAATGCAGACGTCGGACCTTGCTGTGCGTGTGCTTCTCCTTCGCGCTGTTGGGAAATATCTTCATCTACGTCACGGTGTCAGTCTGTAAGGCCATATCAGAGTCCCCCGTCACCATTCACATTGTCCCTGATCGTTTCATTGCCCCTGGGTTGGACAACTCTTCTGCTGTGGCATCCCACCCAATCAAACCCTTCTGGGACCTCCACCCAGATGGGGGTGCTTTTTGGAACAAGCTTCAGATCTCTTGGGACCGCAAAAGCAACCCCATCCTGAGAGAGACCATGGCCTTGAGCGAAGATGCGGAGGAAAGTGTGCTCTCTCCGGCAGGCACCGACTGTAACTGGGTTCAGAGCTTGAAATTGCGCCCCCCGAAGTTTGGAACCTGGCCTGAGCAAATACAGGAGTTTGTCCTGTCCATGCACTGCAGGGAGTACCCACTGCTGCTGGGCCAGCCCGAAACATGTGGCAGCGAGGGCGAGGAGGCGCCAATGCTGCTGATGGCCATAAAATCGCAGGAGGGGAACTTCGAGAACAGGCAGGCAATCAGGCAGACGTGGGGGCGAGACGGATGGGTGAAGGGTctgaaggggaaggggggaatgGTGCGCCGCGTATTCCTCCTTGGCAAACAGGATGCCTCCGCAGGACCCTTTGCAGATGTGTCGGATCTACTGGCTCTGGAGAAAGGACTCTACCGTGACATCGTCCAGTGGGATTTCCAGGATACGTTTTTCAACCTGACGCTGAAGGATGTGCTGTTCTGGCACTGGTTCTCCCACCGCTGCCCGCGAGCCCGCTTCGTCTTCAAAGGCGACGACGACGTGTTTGTGCGGACTCCCGTTCTCCTCGATGCCCTGGGCCAGGAGGAGCAAAATCCGGGATCGGCACGGAAAATGAGTGATTTCATTGTCGGTGATGTGATTAAGAATGCAGTCCCACTTCGCGAAGCCCGAAACAAATACTACATCCCCGAGAACTTCTACCACGGGCTTTACCCTGCGTATGCaggcgggggaggggttgtGTACTCGGGGGCTTTGGCTTTGCGTCTGAAACAGGTCTCCAGGAGTATGCACCTGTTCCCCATCGACGATGTATACCTGGGTATGTGTCTTCAGCGGCTGGGGGTCAAACCCATCCACCACCCTGGCTTTTTGACCTTTGACTTCCCAAAGGGAGAGAATAAGCCCTGTGCCTACTACTCTATCCTGCTGGTTCACAAAAGGACCCCCAAGGAAATTCTTAAACTGTGGTGGGAACTGAAAGTGCCACATCCAGTGTGTGTCAACAATGTAACAGGTTTTCATGATGATTCTGTGAACCGAGTTTCAGTAACCCGCCCATTAGCCCCCAGAAACATTTGGCCAAATGTACATCCTTTTTCACTTTAA
- the eif1ad gene encoding probable RNA-binding protein EIF1AD: protein MSQATKRKHVVKEVLGDFVTPTESQQIVRVVGSPGNNLHEAVTANGERFLVSMPTKFRKNIWIKRGDFVIVDPIEEGEKVKGEITSILYKDHIRHLQTIGVWPDGFCEDSTLEERRLAQQQEEREEEENEENGGMTDSEEDDSDLFVNTNRINYHYSESEEETDEDEEEDEEESRQNITGGKD from the exons ATGTCGCAGGCCACCAAACGCAAGCACGTGGTGAAGGAGGTGTTGGGTGATTTCGTCACCCCCACTGAAAGTCAGCAGATTGTTCGG GTTGTAGGGAGTCCTGGGAATAACCTTCACGAAGCAGTAACTGCAAATGGTGAACGCTTCCTGGTCAGCATGCCCACCAAATTCCGTAAGAATATCTGGATCAAAAGAG GTGATTTTGTCATTGTTGATCCCATTGAAGAAGGAGAAAAGGTGAAGGGAGAGATCACCTCCATTCTCTACAAGGACCACATCCGACACCTGCAGACAATCGGAGTCTG GCCAGACGGTTTCTGTGAGGACTCCACCCTGGAGGAAAGAAGATTGGCCCagcagcaggaagagagagaagaggaagagaatgaAGAGAATGGAGGGATGACTGATTCAGAAGAGGATGACAGCGACCTTTTTGTCAACACAAACCGCATCAACTACCACTACAGTGAGAGTGAGGAAGAAactgatgaagatgaagaggaggatgaggaagaaaGCAGGCAGAACATTACGGGTGGAAAAGACTAA
- the LOC118222865 gene encoding barrier-to-autointegration factor — MSSTSQKHKDFVAEPMGEKPVMALAGIGEVLGKRLEEKGFDKAYVVLGQFLVLKKDEELFRDWLKDTCGANVKQQGDCYSCLREWCDSFL, encoded by the exons ATGTCTTCGACATCTCAGAAACACAAGGATTTTGTGGCCGAGCCCATGGGCGAGAAGCCAGTGATGGCTTTGGCTGGAATAGGGGAGGTTCTTGGAAAGAGACTCGAGGAGAAAGGCTTTGACAAG GCATATGTAGTATTAGGTCAGTTCCTGGTATTGAAGAAGGACGAGGAGCTGTTCCGGGACTGGTTGAAAGACACGTGCGGCGCGAACGTCAAACAGCAGGGCGACTGCTACAGCTGCTTGCGCGAATGGTGCGACTCCTTCCTGTAG